One Nostoc punctiforme PCC 73102 DNA window includes the following coding sequences:
- a CDS encoding histidine decarboxylase translates to MSSKVAKELADFLLQIEQRSQFHAGYPYNLSCDYSAIGKFFNHLLNNAGDPYIEPDFGLHSRKFEQEVLSFFAHLYKIPENQFWGYVTAGGTEGNLYGIFLAREIYPNGILYSSQDSHYSIPKAAKLFRIQHNVVNSQINGEMNYDHFEQLLSENRRYPAIINLNIGTTVKGAIDNLDKVLEILERNQIKDYYIHCDAALSGLILPFLDGAPQVNFQKPIDSVAISAKFIGSPLPCGVVLTKKKWVEKVETEIEYIGSKDTTILGSRNGHTPLILWYAVQTRGYDGLAKEAKTCIHNAQYLFQQLQIREYPCMLNNFSNTVVFQKPSQRLIKKWQLAVFENWAHMIVMQNIVREKIDIFINELLLEQGLLNNAKNFQLQPVLQH, encoded by the coding sequence TAAAGAATTGGCAGATTTTTTGCTGCAAATAGAACAGCGATCGCAGTTTCATGCAGGCTATCCGTATAATTTAAGTTGTGATTACAGTGCGATCGGCAAATTTTTCAATCATCTGTTAAATAATGCTGGAGACCCATATATTGAGCCAGATTTTGGTCTCCATTCCCGTAAATTTGAGCAAGAAGTATTATCTTTTTTTGCTCACCTCTATAAAATTCCAGAAAATCAGTTTTGGGGTTATGTTACTGCTGGTGGAACTGAAGGTAACTTATATGGAATTTTCTTAGCAAGAGAAATCTACCCTAATGGGATTCTTTACTCATCACAAGACTCTCATTACTCAATTCCGAAAGCCGCGAAATTATTCCGCATTCAACATAATGTTGTGAATTCGCAAATTAATGGAGAAATGAATTATGACCATTTTGAACAACTCCTTAGCGAAAATCGTCGTTATCCAGCCATCATAAATTTAAATATTGGGACTACTGTCAAAGGTGCAATTGATAACTTAGACAAAGTTCTAGAAATTTTAGAGCGCAATCAGATAAAAGATTACTACATTCATTGTGATGCTGCACTTTCAGGGTTAATATTACCGTTTTTAGATGGCGCTCCGCAAGTTAATTTTCAAAAACCCATAGATAGTGTAGCTATTTCTGCTAAATTCATTGGTTCTCCCTTACCTTGTGGTGTAGTTTTAACTAAGAAAAAATGGGTAGAGAAAGTTGAAACAGAAATTGAATATATTGGTTCAAAAGATACAACTATTCTGGGATCTAGAAACGGTCATACTCCCCTAATTCTCTGGTATGCAGTACAAACAAGAGGTTATGATGGATTAGCTAAAGAGGCTAAGACCTGTATTCATAATGCTCAATATCTTTTCCAACAACTTCAAATCAGAGAATATCCATGTATGTTAAATAATTTTTCAAACACAGTAGTTTTTCAAAAACCTTCTCAAAGATTAATTAAAAAGTGGCAATTAGCAGTTTTTGAAAATTGGGCACACATGATAGTCATGCAGAATATTGTCCGGGAGAAAATCGATATTTTTATTAATGAACTATTGTTAGAACAAGGGTTACTTAATAATGCAAAAAATTTCCAGCTACAGCCAGTATTACAACATTAA
- a CDS encoding putative bifunctional diguanylate cyclase/phosphodiesterase encodes MERVQQAIERTKQQNNYLFAVLFLDLDRFKVVNDSLGHLLGNQLLIAISHRLKSVLRTGDIVARFGGDEFTILIEDIEDIDIAIQVAERIKKVLALPFELNEHLVFTNASIGIALSKPDYEQSAHILRDADVAMYRAKSLGKARYEVFDQKMYEGASLLLELETALRNALLKQKEFRLNYQPIISLITGKIIGFEALIRWYHPKRGLISPQDFIPLAEETGMIVSIGQWVLFEACQQMHRWHQKFPSSLPLTISVNFSGKQITQPDVFKQVKHILQETGLKPCSLKLEITETLLMDNFELATTVLSQLTELNVEMHIDDFGTGYSSLSYLHRLPIKTLKIDRSFVTNIGSRGENLEIVRAIVTLAHNLNMSVTAEGIETVEQLAQLKALQCDYGQGYFFLRPMESAEVEMLLAANLCSKNFLKR; translated from the coding sequence ATGGAGCGAGTCCAGCAAGCAATAGAACGTACTAAACAGCAAAATAATTATTTATTTGCCGTACTCTTTTTAGACCTAGACCGCTTTAAAGTTGTTAACGACAGCCTGGGACATCTACTAGGAAATCAACTTTTGATTGCAATTTCCCATCGGTTAAAGTCAGTTCTGCGAACCGGAGACATAGTTGCCCGCTTTGGTGGAGACGAGTTCACTATCTTAATTGAGGACATTGAGGATATTGACATCGCCATACAGGTAGCCGAGCGAATTAAAAAGGTGCTAGCTTTGCCATTTGAATTAAATGAGCATCTGGTATTTACTAATGCTAGTATCGGCATCGCTTTAAGTAAACCAGATTATGAACAATCAGCGCATATTCTCCGCGATGCCGATGTTGCAATGTACCGCGCCAAATCACTTGGCAAAGCACGCTATGAGGTCTTTGACCAAAAGATGTACGAGGGTGCATCTTTGCTATTAGAGTTAGAAACTGCTTTGCGAAATGCACTGCTTAAGCAAAAAGAATTTCGCCTTAATTACCAGCCAATTATTTCACTTATAACTGGCAAAATTATTGGATTTGAAGCCCTGATACGTTGGTATCATCCAAAACGAGGGCTTATTTCTCCTCAAGATTTTATTCCCCTGGCTGAGGAAACTGGAATGATTGTTAGTATTGGGCAATGGGTGCTTTTTGAAGCCTGTCAGCAAATGCACAGATGGCATCAAAAATTTCCTAGCTCACTACCTCTGACAATTAGCGTAAATTTTTCTGGGAAACAAATAACGCAACCTGATGTGTTTAAACAAGTTAAACATATTTTGCAAGAAACTGGACTGAAGCCATGCAGTTTAAAGTTGGAGATTACTGAAACCCTGTTGATGGATAATTTTGAATTAGCTACCACTGTGCTTTCTCAGTTAACAGAGCTAAATGTCGAGATGCACATAGATGATTTCGGAACTGGTTATTCATCATTGAGTTATCTACACCGCCTACCAATCAAAACCCTGAAGATTGACCGCTCTTTCGTCACTAATATAGGTAGTCGAGGAGAAAATTTAGAGATTGTGAGAGCAATTGTGACATTAGCTCATAATTTAAACATGTCTGTAACAGCAGAAGGTATAGAAACTGTAGAGCAATTAGCACAACTGAAGGCGTTACAATGTGATTATGGACAAGGGTATTTTTTCTTACGACCTATGGAAAGTGCAGAAGTAGAAATGCTACTTGCTGCTAACTTGTGTTCCAAGAACTTTTTAAAGAGATAA
- a CDS encoding IS4 family transposase, with translation MIINSFPKIVKDILRGLPKNDYPVLNSRLFFECWLSYAMDNSLTSMRDLFNRLNNTGFPVDISTFSKANLHRSQKPFQEIYQKLNELVQKKVQKKLHDKYAICPIDSTIITLTSKLLWVLGHHQVKLFSSLNLATGSPSDNFINFGHDHDYKFGCKMMSSLPNNAVGVMDRGFAGLKFIQELVQENKYFVLRVKNNWKLEFEEQTGLIKVGASNDAQAYRVINFCDLETKTEFRLVTNLPTLGEAAVSDYEIRDIYRLRWGVELLWKFLKMHLKLDKLITKNVNGITIQIYVTLIAYLILQILSVPQQWGHTLLDKFRYLQSCMCQKISYVHWFEEMMSC, from the coding sequence GTGATTATAAATTCATTTCCCAAGATTGTCAAAGATATCTTGAGAGGACTGCCAAAAAACGATTATCCAGTATTGAACAGTCGTCTGTTCTTTGAGTGCTGGTTATCTTATGCTATGGATAACAGCTTAACAAGTATGCGAGATTTATTTAACAGATTAAACAACACAGGATTTCCGGTAGATATTTCTACTTTCTCTAAAGCAAACTTACATCGAAGTCAAAAACCTTTTCAAGAAATTTACCAAAAATTAAATGAATTAGTACAGAAGAAAGTTCAAAAAAAGTTACATGATAAATATGCAATTTGTCCAATAGATTCAACAATTATTACTCTCACAAGTAAATTGTTATGGGTACTAGGACACCATCAAGTAAAACTTTTCAGTTCTCTAAATTTAGCTACTGGAAGTCCATCAGATAACTTCATAAACTTTGGACATGACCATGACTATAAATTTGGTTGTAAAATGATGTCTAGTCTACCAAATAATGCTGTTGGTGTAATGGATAGAGGTTTTGCTGGATTAAAATTTATCCAAGAATTAGTCCAAGAAAACAAATACTTTGTTTTGCGGGTAAAAAACAATTGGAAGTTAGAATTTGAGGAGCAAACTGGATTAATTAAAGTTGGTGCATCTAATGATGCTCAAGCCTATAGAGTGATTAATTTTTGTGATTTAGAAACGAAAACTGAGTTTCGATTAGTAACCAATTTACCAACATTAGGAGAGGCTGCCGTTAGTGATTATGAAATCAGGGATATTTATCGATTGCGTTGGGGAGTTGAATTGTTGTGGAAGTTTTTGAAAATGCACTTAAAACTTGACAAGTTAATTACTAAAAATGTTAATGGTATCACCATACAAATTTACGTTACTTTAATAGCTTATCTAATTTTACAGATATTATCTGTACCACAACAATGGGGACATACGCTATTAGATAAATTCCGCTATTTACAATCTTGTATGTGTCAGAAAATAAGTTATGTTCATTGGTTTGAAGAGATGATGTCATGTTGA
- a CDS encoding ParA family protein, with the protein MGYVIATANMKGGVGKTTLTVNLATCLAKNHGKRVLVLDLDSQISATLSLMSPLDFAKRRKQSKTFRYLIDEVINPDPQAKLTIQDIIQSQVCNLPGLDLLPGDIDLYDEFVVSEMLHQQATALGEQDFETIWNRFERVLINNILKPVRQEYDFILLDCAPGYNLLTRSALAASDFYILPAKPEPLSVVGIQLLERRIAQLKDSHGHETKIDIKMLGIVFSMSTANLLTGRYYKQVMHRVVEDFGVEKICKVQIPVDVNVAKAVDSFMPAVLNAPQSAGSKAFFQLTQELLQKL; encoded by the coding sequence ATGGGATATGTAATTGCTACTGCAAACATGAAAGGTGGCGTTGGTAAAACCACCCTCACCGTCAACTTAGCTACCTGTTTAGCTAAAAATCATGGCAAGCGGGTGCTTGTCCTTGATTTAGACAGCCAAATTAGCGCCACACTCAGTTTGATGTCGCCTTTAGATTTTGCCAAGCGTCGTAAACAAAGCAAGACATTTAGATATCTGATCGACGAAGTTATCAATCCAGACCCACAAGCAAAACTCACAATTCAAGATATCATTCAATCCCAGGTTTGTAATCTTCCCGGACTGGATTTATTACCAGGAGATATTGACTTGTATGATGAATTTGTTGTATCAGAAATGCTACATCAACAAGCGACTGCACTAGGAGAACAGGACTTTGAAACGATTTGGAATCGCTTTGAAAGAGTCCTGATTAATAATATTTTAAAACCAGTGCGTCAAGAATATGATTTTATCCTTCTCGATTGTGCCCCTGGATATAATTTATTAACTCGTAGCGCTTTAGCTGCCAGCGATTTCTACATACTTCCTGCAAAACCAGAACCCTTATCTGTGGTGGGTATTCAACTACTAGAAAGACGCATCGCCCAATTAAAAGATAGTCATGGACATGAAACCAAAATAGATATAAAAATGCTGGGAATTGTATTCAGCATGTCTACTGCTAACCTTCTCACGGGCAGATACTATAAACAAGTGATGCACCGCGTTGTAGAAGATTTCGGTGTAGAGAAAATTTGTAAAGTACAAATACCAGTTGATGTCAATGTTGCTAAGGCTGTTGATAGTTTTATGCCAGCTGTTTTAAATGCTCCCCAATCAGCTGGTTCAAAAGCGTTTTTTCAGTTAACTCAGGAGTTATTGCAAAAGCTATAA
- a CDS encoding homospermidine biosynthesis protein has protein sequence MSKQLGQKIAPTPISNDINVVDLIDQYFTAYNSARLREICQLLSRDVLTEGVTVGVSLSGAMTPAGFGVSALAPLIRNGFIDWMISTGANLYHDMHYGLGFELFAGNPFLDDVKLRQEGTIRIYDIIFGYDVLLETDAFIRKILQGEAFQKRMGTAEFHYLLGKYVREVEKQLGVQHSCLLATAYEYGVPIYTSSPGDSSIGMNVAALALEGSQLVLDPSIDVNETAAIAYNARESGGKSAAVILGGGSPKNFLLQTQPQLHEVLGLEERGHDYFVQFTDARPDTGGLSGATPSEAVSWGKIDPEELPNTIVCYTDSTIALPLVTAYVLNKCQPRPLKRIYDKREAILDKLQKDYLAAKTQPSDQVPAAVAESAQKQTATYPCGRLIPNT, from the coding sequence ATGTCTAAACAGCTGGGTCAAAAAATTGCACCTACACCTATATCAAATGATATCAATGTAGTGGATTTGATCGATCAATACTTCACTGCCTATAACTCAGCGCGGTTGCGGGAAATCTGCCAACTTCTGAGTCGTGATGTGCTAACCGAAGGTGTTACTGTCGGAGTTAGCCTTTCCGGTGCGATGACACCAGCAGGATTTGGGGTTTCAGCGCTTGCACCCTTAATTCGCAACGGCTTTATTGATTGGATGATTAGTACTGGTGCAAATCTTTACCACGATATGCACTACGGTTTGGGTTTTGAACTCTTTGCTGGTAATCCCTTTTTGGATGATGTGAAACTGCGTCAGGAAGGGACTATTCGCATTTATGACATTATTTTTGGTTACGATGTACTACTAGAAACTGATGCGTTCATCCGCAAGATTCTGCAAGGCGAAGCGTTTCAGAAGCGGATGGGAACTGCTGAGTTTCACTATTTGTTGGGTAAGTATGTTCGGGAAGTAGAAAAGCAACTGGGTGTGCAGCATTCCTGCTTACTTGCTACAGCTTATGAGTATGGCGTGCCTATATATACGTCTTCTCCAGGAGATAGCTCTATTGGGATGAACGTGGCGGCTTTGGCTTTGGAAGGTTCGCAGTTGGTGTTAGATCCATCAATTGATGTAAATGAAACTGCTGCGATCGCATATAATGCCCGTGAGTCAGGTGGTAAAAGTGCGGCTGTAATTCTCGGTGGTGGTAGTCCTAAGAACTTTTTACTACAAACTCAACCGCAACTTCATGAGGTATTAGGACTAGAAGAACGAGGACATGATTACTTTGTGCAGTTTACCGATGCACGTCCAGATACAGGCGGTTTGTCTGGAGCAACCCCATCAGAAGCCGTTAGCTGGGGTAAAATTGACCCGGAAGAGTTACCTAACACAATTGTTTGTTATACCGATAGTACGATCGCTCTACCACTAGTAACAGCATACGTCTTGAATAAGTGCCAGCCTCGTCCCCTGAAGCGTATCTACGACAAGCGAGAAGCCATTTTGGATAAATTGCAAAAAGACTATCTAGCAGCCAAAACCCAACCATCGGATCAGGTTCCCGCAGCAGTGGCTGAAAGTGCCCAAAAGCAAACAGCGACTTATCCCTGTGGGCGGCTGATTCCGAATACGTAG
- a CDS encoding adenylate/guanylate cyclase domain-containing protein → MSAIQVVNLLNSIFSTFDRLTEQHGLKRIKTINDAYMVVGGLPTRRPDHTQAIALFNTENNQNFNNRIGIHSGSVVAGVIDLNKFAYDLWGDTLNIASRMESQGIVGKIQVTEDIYKSLCNKFLFQKRGEIEVKGKGKMTTYFLVGQKG, encoded by the coding sequence ATGAGTGCAATTCAAGTTGTAAACTTACTCAACTCGATTTTCTCAACTTTCGATCGCCTCACTGAACAACATGGTTTGAAGAGAATCAAGACTATTAACGATGCTTATATGGTAGTTGGTGGCTTACCTACACGCCGCCCAGATCATACTCAAGCGATCGCTCTATTTAATACTGAAAATAACCAAAACTTCAACAACCGTATCGGCATCCATAGTGGTTCCGTAGTGGCGGGAGTAATTGACCTCAACAAATTTGCTTACGATCTCTGGGGAGACACGCTAAACATCGCTAGCCGCATGGAATCTCAAGGTATTGTTGGTAAAATCCAGGTTACAGAAGATATTTATAAGTCCTTGTGTAATAAATTTTTATTTCAAAAGCGGGGTGAAATCGAAGTTAAAGGGAAAGGGAAAATGACAACTTATTTTTTGGTTGGGCAAAAGGGATGA
- a CDS encoding endo-1,4-beta-xylanase, which produces MPYRRKFLKRAGYTTLSALLTMGFLQKDRQKEDGSTNAATANYLSASANVNSPLRQLAAAKGKLYGAAVSSEFLLQEKGYADLIARECSIVTPNGELKWNATEPQPGKFTFESADAIAGFCQKHNIQLHGHTLFWHMGKPDWLPYPPTLKMLERHIKGVMGHYRNSPVLKSWDIANEIIADSENETDNATYGLRKGVKRELIRDLFLIAASVDNTKKFYLNDFGIEGATWKSDRFLKMVEYLKNSDVKIDGAGIQSHLWFSTAYGFDKKGFNSVLKRLNDLQVKPIITELDIIIDAPLPDSIKKLDQMVADSYKRYLDLCFAAGVDTVITWGITDRHTWIRHPDWMPGKTFRNNPSLWKFLRPLPFDENLQPKLARNAIAQAFQQAT; this is translated from the coding sequence ATGCCTTATCGCAGAAAATTTTTAAAAAGAGCAGGATACACAACCCTTTCTGCCTTATTGACTATGGGGTTTTTACAAAAGGATAGGCAGAAGGAAGATGGTAGCACAAATGCTGCTACGGCAAATTATCTAAGTGCAAGTGCAAATGTCAATTCTCCCCTTCGGCAATTAGCAGCTGCCAAAGGGAAGCTTTATGGCGCAGCAGTTTCTAGTGAATTTTTGCTACAAGAGAAGGGTTACGCTGACCTAATTGCTCGTGAATGTTCGATAGTGACACCAAATGGTGAATTAAAATGGAACGCCACTGAACCACAGCCAGGAAAATTTACTTTTGAGTCAGCAGATGCGATCGCTGGTTTCTGCCAAAAGCATAATATACAATTGCATGGGCATACCCTTTTCTGGCACATGGGAAAACCAGACTGGCTACCTTACCCCCCCACTCTTAAAATGCTAGAACGCCATATTAAAGGAGTTATGGGGCATTATCGCAATAGCCCTGTTTTAAAGTCTTGGGATATTGCCAATGAAATTATCGCTGATAGTGAAAATGAAACTGATAATGCTACCTACGGTTTGCGTAAAGGGGTAAAACGAGAATTAATTCGAGATTTGTTTTTAATTGCGGCTTCAGTTGATAACACCAAGAAATTTTACCTAAACGATTTCGGCATCGAAGGCGCTACATGGAAATCAGATCGTTTCTTAAAAATGGTCGAATATCTGAAGAATAGTGACGTTAAAATTGATGGTGCAGGTATACAGTCACATCTATGGTTTTCTACTGCTTATGGTTTTGATAAGAAAGGATTTAATTCTGTCTTAAAACGGCTTAACGATCTTCAAGTTAAACCAATAATCACAGAATTAGACATTATCATTGATGCCCCACTGCCTGATAGTATTAAAAAGCTAGATCAGATGGTAGCCGACAGTTACAAGCGATATCTTGACCTCTGCTTTGCGGCTGGAGTTGATACTGTAATTACATGGGGAATCACCGACCGTCATACCTGGATACGTCATCCCGACTGGATGCCAGGAAAAACCTTTAGAAACAATCCAAGTCTTTGGAAATTTCTGCGTCCACTTCCCTTCGATGAAAACCTGCAACCTAAACTTGCTCGCAACGCTATTGCCCAGGCTTTTCAGCAAGCAACTTAA
- a CDS encoding WecB/TagA/CpsF family glycosyltransferase, which yields MKNRFSYKLLGVKVDALSIPELNLLIEESIEKTEKWIIANHNLHSLYLFHNDPKMQAFYAKAEYIHIDGMPLLFIGKLLGFPMKREQRVTYADWVWPLMAEAANKDWRVFYLGSRPGVAEQGASILRQKFPGLQIACAHGYIDMDKDSEENLATLAAINAYKPHVLMVGMGMPRQEYWISENLEYIHTNTILTSGACMDYVAGALPTPPRWMGRVGLEWLYRLLSEPKRLWRRYLLEPWFVATLFLREIWSVPSQQKKNRMLLFLTTRFHKFVA from the coding sequence ATGAAAAATCGATTTTCTTATAAGCTTCTTGGTGTTAAAGTTGATGCACTCTCTATCCCAGAGTTAAATTTATTAATTGAAGAGTCTATTGAAAAAACCGAGAAATGGATTATTGCTAATCACAACTTGCATAGTCTTTATCTCTTTCATAACGATCCAAAAATGCAAGCGTTTTATGCCAAGGCTGAATATATTCATATTGATGGTATGCCTCTATTGTTTATTGGAAAGTTGTTAGGTTTTCCAATGAAACGAGAACAAAGAGTAACCTATGCTGACTGGGTATGGCCTCTGATGGCAGAAGCAGCTAATAAAGACTGGCGTGTATTCTATTTAGGTTCAAGGCCAGGAGTGGCAGAACAAGGAGCAAGTATTTTGCGCCAGAAATTTCCTGGTTTACAGATTGCTTGCGCTCATGGCTATATTGATATGGATAAAGATAGTGAAGAAAATCTTGCGACTCTGGCTGCAATTAATGCTTACAAACCTCATGTATTAATGGTGGGGATGGGTATGCCACGCCAAGAGTATTGGATTTCGGAAAATCTGGAATATATTCATACCAACACTATTTTGACTAGTGGAGCCTGTATGGACTATGTAGCAGGAGCATTACCTACTCCTCCTCGCTGGATGGGAAGGGTTGGATTGGAATGGTTGTATCGCTTATTATCTGAACCGAAAAGACTTTGGAGACGTTACTTGCTTGAGCCTTGGTTTGTAGCTACATTATTTTTACGAGAAATTTGGAGTGTGCCAAGTCAACAAAAAAAAAATAGAATGTTGTTATTTCTCACTACAAGATTCCACAAGTTTGTAGCATAA
- a CDS encoding glycosyltransferase: MGKRLLIVSTLDSSQPFGAFTRPFYLGQYLTKDFDVLQLGLDCSSVKYAPSISIGSRSLKSYIKTIEKCIDEFCPDIVYAQETLPGLAALISLRLKKRRNSSLVLDFHTFSAYEYWMRLFSVANPFKEFVQCIKTYIAQGILIFSGSPIIAAGDSIPKLISQWYGKAPEQIYSIGNGVTEDLLSTESFLSKDPYQAFRPAKIVLLIAPKTFQFPSNDMSVSMTIQVAKHIENHQEKIHFVVIGRDSSDISEPIPSNISFLGFLPKREDFVKHVKYADIALLPFSKQAVAGGARNKALDYFASRKLVVSTPEGLRGLEEFRHLEHLLVTGYSTEDVANTVLDAASNLKKYQLLVDTAYTLITEKYSWNARAQNVAKILMEVRAS; this comes from the coding sequence ATGGGAAAACGTTTACTTATTGTCTCAACACTTGATTCTAGCCAACCATTTGGTGCATTTACTAGACCTTTTTATTTAGGACAATATCTTACTAAAGATTTTGATGTTCTTCAGCTAGGATTAGATTGTTCATCTGTTAAGTATGCACCTTCTATTTCTATTGGATCAAGAAGCCTGAAGTCATATATTAAAACTATAGAAAAATGTATTGATGAGTTTTGTCCAGATATCGTTTATGCTCAAGAAACATTACCTGGATTAGCTGCTTTAATTTCACTGAGGCTTAAAAAACGCAGAAATTCCTCTCTTGTCTTAGATTTTCATACATTTTCAGCGTATGAATATTGGATGCGCTTGTTTTCAGTTGCCAATCCTTTCAAAGAGTTTGTACAATGTATTAAGACATATATTGCTCAGGGAATTCTGATATTTTCTGGTAGTCCAATTATTGCAGCAGGTGACTCAATTCCTAAACTAATTTCACAGTGGTATGGTAAAGCTCCAGAGCAGATTTATAGTATCGGAAATGGAGTTACTGAAGACTTACTAAGTACTGAATCTTTTTTGAGCAAAGACCCTTATCAAGCATTTAGACCAGCAAAAATAGTGCTTCTTATTGCTCCTAAAACATTTCAGTTTCCAAGTAATGATATGTCTGTTTCAATGACTATTCAGGTTGCTAAACATATTGAAAATCATCAGGAGAAAATACATTTTGTTGTTATAGGTAGGGATAGTAGTGATATTTCAGAACCAATACCTTCTAATATTTCTTTTTTGGGATTTTTACCTAAAAGAGAGGATTTTGTTAAACATGTTAAATATGCAGATATTGCTTTGTTACCGTTCTCTAAGCAAGCAGTAGCAGGTGGCGCTCGTAATAAAGCGTTAGATTATTTCGCTAGTAGAAAGTTAGTTGTATCAACACCAGAAGGATTGCGAGGTTTAGAAGAATTTCGGCATTTAGAGCATCTTTTAGTAACAGGATACTCTACTGAAGATGTCGCTAATACAGTGCTAGATGCAGCTTCAAATCTTAAGAAATATCAGTTACTTGTAGATACAGCATATACCTTAATTACAGAGAAATATTCCTGGAATGCAAGAGCGCAGAATGTAGCAAAAATTCTCATGGAAGTAAGAGCTTCTTAG
- a CDS encoding glycosyltransferase family 2 protein: MKKANIAVVMTCHNRRNTTLACLHTLYEQKHHCDVYLTDDGSSDGTAQAIKAEYPDVHILQGNGNLFWVGGMHLAFDEAIKNQYDYYLWLNDDTFLEPNAVSKLLQIHQDLTAQGYPDSIVVGSTKDPMTGKATYGGAVKSKKWYSNKFEFLEPISIIQKCDAMYGNCVLIPKTVAVKVGNIDTVFIHSLGDLDYALRARKLGCQIWIAPGYIGTCTKNSIRNSWVDTNLSILQRLKKALQIKGFPLKPWTIFCIRHSGPLWIFYWFLPYIRAIIGYRNLAISPTFSEDINQSNSEV, encoded by the coding sequence ATGAAAAAAGCAAATATAGCTGTAGTTATGACCTGTCATAACAGGCGTAATACAACTCTTGCCTGTCTACATACTTTATATGAGCAAAAACATCATTGTGATGTTTATCTAACTGATGATGGTAGCTCTGACGGGACTGCACAAGCTATCAAAGCAGAATATCCAGATGTACATATTCTTCAGGGTAATGGTAATTTATTTTGGGTAGGAGGAATGCATCTTGCCTTTGATGAGGCGATAAAAAATCAATATGATTATTATCTATGGTTGAATGATGACACATTTCTAGAACCCAATGCTGTCAGCAAATTATTACAGATTCATCAAGATTTGACTGCACAAGGTTATCCAGACTCAATTGTAGTTGGTTCAACTAAAGACCCAATGACAGGAAAAGCAACCTATGGAGGAGCAGTAAAATCTAAAAAGTGGTATTCTAACAAATTTGAATTTTTAGAACCAATTTCGATTATTCAAAAATGCGATGCTATGTATGGTAACTGTGTGCTAATCCCTAAAACTGTTGCTGTAAAAGTTGGCAATATTGATACAGTTTTTATTCACAGTTTAGGAGATTTAGATTATGCCCTCAGAGCGCGTAAATTGGGTTGTCAAATATGGATAGCTCCTGGATATATTGGTACTTGTACTAAAAACTCTATCCGTAACAGTTGGGTAGATACTAATTTAAGTATATTACAGCGCTTAAAAAAGGCGCTACAAATTAAAGGATTTCCATTAAAACCCTGGACTATATTTTGTATCAGACACTCTGGGCCGTTATGGATATTCTATTGGTTTTTACCCTATATAAGAGCAATTATTGGTTACAGAAATTTGGCAATTTCTCCTACATTTTCTGAAGATATTAACCAAAGCAACTCAGAAGTTTGA